The window TAATAACGTTATATTGCTGCGGTTCTTCGATATCTATGGTGACCGTCTCTACCGTGCTTTCAGCCCCGTTTGAATCGACTGCGACATAATCAAACTGCGGGTCTTCAGTTACCTCCTCGTTACCTTGTACGTAACGCAACTCCCAATTGCCTCCTGTTGATGAAAGCTCCATTCCAACGATCGGATTATCTGGTGAGGAATAACTGAAATCATAAAGAATTTGGCTACTTCCCGTATCTCCAGGATCTTTCTGATACTGCTCTGTATGCGTTGTACCATCAGCAAAGGTATAGAGTACTTCAACATAAACATTACTATTGGTGTTAAATGAACCACCCAAACCATCTAGCCCAAAATCAACGACCCCTAATGGATTATTCGTAAAATCGAGGACTAAGGTCTCTTGCTTATTCATACCTCTACCATCGATATCGCCAATACCATAGCCAACATGATTCTGTTCGCCTTGGTACTGTTTCAAAGGTTTACCGTTGTTATCTTCGATCGTTACCGTAATCGTATTACCGTTATCTAGGGTAATAAGTCTCTCGGTTGGTGAAACTTCTACACCCCAATTATAGAAACCATCAACAAGATCGGGCATATCGTCAGAGTCACCACTGAAGCCCATTTCAAACATTTCTCCAGGCCCGGCAACAAAGCTGATATTGTTTGGGACAAACAACACACCGTTATCGACATCAGACTGCACAATTTCTCTCGTTACGCCATTTTCATCGGTATACAAAAGGCTGCCATTGGTTGGCAAGCTCTCAATCCGAATATTCAAAGGAACTTCATCATGATCATCTTCTAAATCCGAGATGTAATCTGGCATGCCGCCATCTTCAGAATCGAAGAGGATAGGTATAATCGCGTCCTCATCATTAACTACCGTAAAGCTGGTCGCTTCAGGTGCGTCATTGACGCCATTGATTGTTATCTCGATAACATGCTCTACACCATCAATAGCGGTTACCACATATCTTTCAATAACCGTGTCGTCATCGTTCAAGTATTGAACCACATCGTTATCAACGACATAACTCCATGCCCCTTCAGGAGTAATCGTTAACATACCTAGTGCAAGTGCATAAGTAGATCCAACAGGGGTAAACACGCCATTAGGTTTAAATGCAGGCATGTCACTGGTGTCGACGTCAGTAATCGTTAAAGTACCAGACACCGAGAGTTCGTTGGTATCTTCATTGACATCGACGTCCTCTGTCACTTCTCCCACGTCAGAGTCACCTTCCCCAACCGTAATCTCAGATGGATCATCAGCACCATTAATAGTGATTGTCACTTCACTTGTAGTTCCGTCAATCGCAGTAACCGTGTAAACCTCGGTGACAAATTCATCGTCATCGAGATATTGCACATCATCGTTGTCGACGACGTAAGTCCATTCACCATCGTCGGTAATGGTCAACATACCCAACGCAGTATCATTGGTCGAACCTTCAGGTTTAAACATTCCGTTAGGTTGAAAAGCCGCGACATCGTTAGCATCAACGTCGGTAATCGTCAGTGTTCCCGTCGCCATCAAGTCGTTACTCTCCGGGTCAACGTCGACATCCTCCGTCACCTCACCCATATCAGAGTCACCTTCCCCAACAGTGATCTCGGATGGGTCATCGGCACCATTAATAGTGATAGTCACTTCACTCATGGTTCCATCAATCGCGGTAACCGTGTAAACCTCGGTGACAAACTCATCATCATCGAGATACTGCACATCGTCGTTGTCTACGACATAAGTCCATTCACCATCGTCGGTAATGGTCAACATACCCAACGCGGTATCATTGGTCGAACCTTCAGGATTAAACGTTCCGTTAGGTTGAAAAGCTGCGACATCGTTAGCATCCACATCAGTAATCGTTAGTGTACCCGTCGCCATCAAGTTATTGCTGACTTCGTCAACCTCGACGTCTTCTGTCACCTCACCCATGTCAGAGTCACCTTCCCCAACCGTAATCTCAGATGGATCATCAGCACCATTGATGGTGATGATTACTTCACTTGTGGTTCCATCAATCGCAGTAACAGTGTAAACCTCGGTGACAAACTCATCGTCGTCAAGGTATTGCACATCATCGTTGTTGACGACGTAAGTCCATTCGCCACCATCGGTAATGGTCAAAAAACCCAGAGCGGTATCATTGGTCGAACCTTCTGGGTTAAACAAACCGTTTGGTTCGAAAGCAGCGACATCGTTATCGTCGACATCGGTGATGGTTAGCGTCCCTGACGTCGCCAAGTTGTTGCTCTCTTGATCAACATCCATATCCTCAGTCACTTCACCGGTGTCTGAATCACCTTCACCAACAGTTATGTCAGATGGATCATCGGCACCGTTAATAGTGATGGTAACTTCGCTAGTGGTACCGTCACTGGCTGTCACGGTATAAACCTCAGTAACGAATTCATCGTCATCCAAGTACTGAACATCGTCGTTGTTAACTACGTAAGTCCAAGCACCATCAGGGTCGATGCTCAATACGCCTAGCTGTGATTCGTTTGTTGAACCTACGAGGTTAAACTCACCGTCATCTGAAAAGGTAGGAGTGTCGCTGTCTACATCTGTAATTACGATCTGACCAGACGTCACTAATTGGTTGGTGGTGTCATCTACATCAATGTCCTCAGTCACACTGCCCGAGTCATCCGTAGCGACTGCCGCATCATCAGTACCAATGATGGTGACTGTGATGACTTGTTCGCCACCGTCGGAGGTTTGCACTGTCGTCGTATCTTGAATTTGCTCGCCATCAGCAAGTTCATCAAATGGACTGTTGGCCACGAATGTCCACGTTCCATCCTCATTGACGACAAAGGTACCGAGGTCATTGTCACCTTCCGCATCTTTGGCGATAAAGGTAACGTCCGGATCGTCAATGGTTAAAGCGCCCCCGGTTTCAATAGGCTCATCCTGCTCAAACTCAATAACGTTGGTTTCACCTGAAACAAGCGCAAGAGCAATGATATCGAAAAGAGCAATACTTTGAGTTTCGGATAATCCTTGAGATTCAAGCCCGTCAGTTTCAAAGTTCGTGGCAGCTAGAGTTTCAGCCCCTGTACGTTCAATTCTACCACTGTTGGTTAGACTTGAGCCTTGCTCACCAGCGGCGGTATCAAACTCATCACCCAATTCTGTTGGATCAAATCCTTCTTCAATAGCACGCTGAACTTGATCGATCGCATCAGCAGTGTCTAGCAAGTTTAGCTGGCCTTGGTCATCGACAAACCGTGCAGAAACGTTTGGCACGCTCTCTTCACTTGTTTCGACAGTGACAATGACGTCGCTAGCAGCTGGTTGCTCGCCCGGAGGCAAACGTCTAACTTGGCCTTGAGCGTCCAGCACTATAACGCCGTTCGCAAGACCTAGTATATTTAGGTTGATATTTCCCATATCCATATTCCCACTTCTGCCCAGAACACACCAAACGCGGATCCAATCCCACTCTACGCTGTGGCTATTTCCTACAATAAATTTAGTAGCGCCACTATTGATAATCAACTCACTAAAAGAGGTGGTTATGGGTATTTTTAAATTAGTCAATAGCAATAGCGACTTACATTCAAAAAAAAACCAACAAACTTCGCATTTTTTTGCAAATGTCCTAAGCTTCGTTTAATACCATAAGCTCAAGTCATCGATAAACGTTGGATGAGAAATGAATGAGCCGTTAAAAGTAGAAGGAGTGCTACTTTGAAATTGTTTAAGTTATCCATAATGAGTTGCTTAGTTGCTGCAACACCACTCGCCGCTCAAACTCTGGAACAGTCAGTGGCTATTACCTTGGCAACCAATCCAGAGATAAAAAGCATCTTTAACGAATATGTGAGCGTTAGAAAGCGTAATGACGCCTCTGGTGGGGCATACAGGCCCAGTATCGACCTTGATGCCGGTATTGGTTATGAAGGTATAAACCCTGCACCAAATAACGGTCCAGACACAGATCTAACAAGAAAGGAAGCAACGATTTCCCTCACTCAATTGCTGTGGGACGGTTCCTCTACTCTGAACGATATTGACCGTACCGCTGCAGAAGCCGAGTCAGTTCGTTTGCAATTGATAGCAGATGCCGAAGACAAAGCACTGGAGGTAACACAAATATATCTCGACGCAGTAAAAGCGACTGAGGTACTGGCGCTGTCAGAAAGTAACCTTGCGATACACAAGAAAATCTATAAAGACATAAAAAAACGAGCGAGTTCAGGCATAGGTTCTACCGCAGACGTTTCGCAGGTAGAAGCTAGGATTGCCAAAGCTCATGGTAACTTATTGGCCGCCCAGAATAATTTGATCGACACACATACCCAATTTAGAAGGGTTGTAGGACAAGAACCACTAGGTCTGATTTACCCGAGGGCCGATATATCTTGGATTCCACTGTCATTGTCAGATGCCCTAGTTGATGCTTTAGATAAACACCCTGTAATTAAAATAGCGGCGGCAGATGTCGACGCAGCACATTTTCAATACAAACAGTCCAAAGGCGTAAACTACCCTACATTCTCTATAGAAGCGTCTCAGTCATGGCGTGATGATGCAGGAGGCGATGAAGGTTCAAGTCAAGAAACGCTCGCAATGCTGAGAATGCGGTATAACTTGTATAACGGTGGTGCAGACAGCGCGAATTCAGAAGCTTCTGCTTACCAACTAAATAAGGCGAAAGATCTTAGAGATCGTGCTTATCGCCAAGTCGAAGAAGGACTTCGCCTCTCATGGAGCGCCTTAGATCTCACACTGCAACAGAAAAACTTTTTGTCCGATCATGTTGATTCAGCTTCAGAAACCGTTATCGCCTATGAAAAACAATACCGTATAGGAAAGCGTACTCTGCTTGACCTGCTCAACACTGAGAACGAACTATTTGAAGCCCGTAAAGATTATCTGGATGCCCATTATTCGGAGCAGTACGCTAAATACCGAGTGATGAACGCAACAGGTTCTTTATTGAATGCTCTGTTGGTTGATATACCAGAAGAGTGGACAACGGCCGTGGAGTATTAATGATGAAAATAACTTACTTATTACTTCCCGTATTAACGATGACTTTATTTGCCTGCTCCAATCAGTCGCGAGAAGCCTACATCGAGACGCCCGAAGCTGAACAAATTGCCGATCTGCAAGACGATGATAAAGATGGTGTAGTAAACGCGCGAGATACCTGCCCTGGTACACCAGAAACATCACAAGTCGACAATGATGGCTGTGGTGAAACAATTAGAGCAGAAGAAGTACGACAGCTAAAAATACTCTTTGCTCATGACTCATTTGAAGTAAACCCAATATTTTCTAGCCAAATTAGCACCATGGCAGAATTTCTTGAAAACTACAAAAGCGCTTCAATTGAAATCCAAGGTTACGCCAGTAAAGTGGGGTCCAACGAATACAACTTAGACTTGTCAAAGAAACGAGCAAACAATGTACAAGACGAGTTACTTTCGAATGGTATAGAACCGGAGCGCGTGAGAATTGTTGGCTATGGTGAAGAACGCTTAGAAAACGATGGTGACGACCCTACCTCACACGCACTGAACCGTAAGGTAACCGCGACCGTAGTTGGGTTAAGTGAGCAGATCGTTGAAGAGTGGACCATTTTTACCACACTAGAAAAATAGTATGTCATTGTCACTGAAATGTAAGGTATAAAATAAGTTATCTTACAAATACAGCTTAGCTTCAAGATCAATAAAGCCGTGATAGGGTTACCCATCACGGCTTTTTGTTCTTTGTCGTCACATGAATCGTAAAGGTGATTCCGTGACTCTTCTTGCTACTCAGGAATTGGTTTGTTACTCAGTGAGTAGGCTCGCTATCAAGCGAACCTACTACCGAGTATAGTTTTACCTACCAATTATAGCTTTACTTCATGTTGCTTCGTTTTCGGTAAAGAAATACTTAGCAGGAAATAACCTAAGATAGCTGCAGTCGTTGACCCCATCAGGATACCTAATCGAGCAAGCGTATCAAAGTCTGCGTTCGTTGGTCCAAATGCTAGCGATGAAATAAAGATAGACATCGTAAAGCCAATACCACACAACACAGATACCGCGAAGATATTCATGAAGTTCACACCTTCAGGAAGCTTAGCTACGCCCGTTTTCACAGCACCCCAGCTGAATAGGAAGATACCCAGTGGCTTACCCACCAATAGACCCATAGCAATACCAAGCGGTAGCATACCTGTAAGATTTGAAATTGAGATGCCTTCTAGTGATATACCTGCGTTTGCAAATGCGAAGATTGGCAAAATTGCAAAAGCGACGTATGGGTGCAGAGCATGTTCTAGGTGCTTCAGCGGAGAACGCTCTCCTTTATTGCCTTTCAGTGGGATAGCAAAACCAATGACTACACCTGCCAATGTTGCGTGAACACCTGACTTCAATACTGCGAACCACAGAATTGCACCAACAATAAGGTAAACACTCAGCTTAGTTACATGCTTGTTGTTTAGCATGAACAACACACCAGTCGCAATGAAGCCAACCGTTAGTGCAAGCGTCGATAGATCGCCTGAGTAGAACAGTGCAATGATAACAACAACACCTAGATCATCGATAATTGCCAACGCTAGTAGGAATACCTTCAAACTTACCGGTACACGGTTACCAAGAAGAGCCATGATACCCAATGCGAAAGCGATATCAGTTGCAGCTGGGATAGCCCAACCTTGAAGCGCTTCAGGGTTACTTGAATTGAATAGCACGTAAATAAGTGCAGGAGCTAGCATACCACCCACCGCTGCGATAGCTGGGAAGATTGCTGTCTCTTTAGACTTTAATGCACCTTCTAACAGTTCGCGCTTAACTTCTAAGCCAATTAGAAGGAAGAAGACAGCCATTAAGCCATCGTTAATCCAGTGTGATACAGACATACCAAGAACATAGCTGTGCAGTACCCCTTGGTACATTTCGTTCAATGGTGAGTTTGCTACAAACATTGCGATCGCCGCAGCGATGACTAGTATGATGCCGCCAGCAGATTCCAATTTAAAGAAGTCACGGATGACGTCGGTCATGATTTCGCCCTTATATTTATTATTTAAATAAACGAATAACAAAGAATAACCACGAGTTTATATCCAAGCTCTATCGATAGATAATCACTTCTTCGGATGTTTAACTTCGGTTTTTCCTACAAATACTAAACAATACGTCGTATATTCCATAATGTTGTTATGCACCATGAATTAAGTATAGATGAGTTCACCAAGGCTGTATGCACAAATAATTCGAGGGTTGTCGGAATATCAAACATAAAAAAAGGCTATCAAATGATAGCCTTAGGTGTTTTTTAGTAGCCGGTTAACTGCATAAAGCCTGTTGCTTCATGGCTTCCGCTCGCCATAATTGGCCCTTCCCAATAGGGTATGACAAAAGGCAGCCACATATCTCTACGTTTGATACGCGTAGTAAGATTGATATCGTGTTGTGGCACGTTAATAATCCATTGGAGCGGCATTCTTCTACCATTCAGTAGCGTCGTATTCTGTAAAGGCTTGATAGAAATATCGGAGTCCGTTAGCTGATATACTTTGCCCGAACGCGTTGCCAATGTTCCAAACACATACGGCAATTGTTGATTATGGCGATAGCGGTTAATGCTCAGCGCAGTACCGTCATCGAGATTAAACACGAACCAATCCCAGCCTTGCTGACCCACTCCAAGTAAACCACTACCCCATTCTTTATGTACCCACGCGGTACCTTCAACTTCTTTGGCTACACCATCGAGATTCAAAACCCCACTCAAAGATAAAAATGGAGCACTGAAGTTATAAGACGCGACAGGCAATAAATCGTGCTTTTTCTGATAGCCGTTATCGCCGTTGAGCACGTATGGCCCTTTCGCAATAGTGTCGAGTTCAAGGCCAAACGTATCGGTTTGTACTTGAAGGCGACCTGGAAACGGTGTGTTACCCAGAGCACGCCAGTTCCAGTTGTCAATCCAAATTCTAAACGGATGACTGGTCATACCCGCCTGTCCAATGCCACCACGCGCCAAACGCTGCTCTTTCCAAACTTTAGATTCAGACGAAATTACCACATTTGAAATATAAACCTGCGGGCTTTGCCACCCCCGAGTTTCTCTCTCATCGGTTGCTATACGGAAGAAGCTCCACTGTACCGAGTACTTTTTACCATCATCCCCTTTTAGAGAAGCAAAATAATGCCACCACTCATGCTGGAATTCTGGATGGAACTGGAAATCACGAGGCAACGAAACGCCGCGGTCTGGTAATACAGGTTCAAACACATTGAAGTATTCGCTTACGAGTACTGAGTTAACCTCATTCTCGCCCTTATCGCCAACATCGACAAAATAGGAATAGTACGCCCATACACCTAAAATAATGCCAAAGAAACCAATCAGTAATAGAGCGGAAACAAATCGGTGTCTGAGTTTTTTTGAGCCATTTCGTTGAAGCATATTAAAGCGCATCCCTCAGTGATTTCATCGGTGTGTTCCGAATCATTCTCATCACTGGCAATGCACCAGCTAACATCAATGCTGCCATGGCCCACGCAAATGTCTGCAAATAGTCCCAAGGAATCACTTGTAATTCGAGTGACCACCCAAAAGACTGCTTAATGACGATATCGACGATCAAGCTGGCTAACGCCAATCCAAGCGGGATAGCAATCAAGGAAGAAATAAGTCCGAATACAAACAACTGCAAGCTGCCTGTAAAAATCAGCTCTTTTGCCGACACCCCTAAGCAACGTTGCAATGAAATATGCCTTTGTCGAGATACTTCACCCGCAACCGTCGCAAAGAAAATACCGAAGACCGCGATGACCAAAGTGATGTTACCCAATGTATCCGCTATCGCGAAGGTCCTATCAAACACTCTCATCGCCTGACTGTGAATATTGTTATTATCAAAAATACGTTCGGATCCAAGCCTGAAAACACTTTCCAGTCGACTTCGAAG is drawn from Vibrio sp. SNU_ST1 and contains these coding sequences:
- the nhaA gene encoding Na+/H+ antiporter NhaA, whose amino-acid sequence is MTDVIRDFFKLESAGGIILVIAAAIAMFVANSPLNEMYQGVLHSYVLGMSVSHWINDGLMAVFFLLIGLEVKRELLEGALKSKETAIFPAIAAVGGMLAPALIYVLFNSSNPEALQGWAIPAATDIAFALGIMALLGNRVPVSLKVFLLALAIIDDLGVVVIIALFYSGDLSTLALTVGFIATGVLFMLNNKHVTKLSVYLIVGAILWFAVLKSGVHATLAGVVIGFAIPLKGNKGERSPLKHLEHALHPYVAFAILPIFAFANAGISLEGISISNLTGMLPLGIAMGLLVGKPLGIFLFSWGAVKTGVAKLPEGVNFMNIFAVSVLCGIGFTMSIFISSLAFGPTNADFDTLARLGILMGSTTAAILGYFLLSISLPKTKQHEVKL
- a CDS encoding VCBS domain-containing protein — translated: MGNINLNILGLANGVIVLDAQGQVRRLPPGEQPAASDVIVTVETSEESVPNVSARFVDDQGQLNLLDTADAIDQVQRAIEEGFDPTELGDEFDTAAGEQGSSLTNSGRIERTGAETLAATNFETDGLESQGLSETQSIALFDIIALALVSGETNVIEFEQDEPIETGGALTIDDPDVTFIAKDAEGDNDLGTFVVNEDGTWTFVANSPFDELADGEQIQDTTTVQTSDGGEQVITVTIIGTDDAAVATDDSGSVTEDIDVDDTTNQLVTSGQIVITDVDSDTPTFSDDGEFNLVGSTNESQLGVLSIDPDGAWTYVVNNDDVQYLDDDEFVTEVYTVTASDGTTSEVTITINGADDPSDITVGEGDSDTGEVTEDMDVDQESNNLATSGTLTITDVDDNDVAAFEPNGLFNPEGSTNDTALGFLTITDGGEWTYVVNNDDVQYLDDDEFVTEVYTVTAIDGTTSEVIITINGADDPSEITVGEGDSDMGEVTEDVEVDEVSNNLMATGTLTITDVDANDVAAFQPNGTFNPEGSTNDTALGMLTITDDGEWTYVVDNDDVQYLDDDEFVTEVYTVTAIDGTMSEVTITINGADDPSEITVGEGDSDMGEVTEDVDVDPESNDLMATGTLTITDVDANDVAAFQPNGMFKPEGSTNDTALGMLTITDDGEWTYVVDNDDVQYLDDDEFVTEVYTVTAIDGTTSEVTITINGADDPSEITVGEGDSDVGEVTEDVDVNEDTNELSVSGTLTITDVDTSDMPAFKPNGVFTPVGSTYALALGMLTITPEGAWSYVVDNDVVQYLNDDDTVIERYVVTAIDGVEHVIEITINGVNDAPEATSFTVVNDEDAIIPILFDSEDGGMPDYISDLEDDHDEVPLNIRIESLPTNGSLLYTDENGVTREIVQSDVDNGVLFVPNNISFVAGPGEMFEMGFSGDSDDMPDLVDGFYNWGVEVSPTERLITLDNGNTITVTIEDNNGKPLKQYQGEQNHVGYGIGDIDGRGMNKQETLVLDFTNNPLGVVDFGLDGLGGSFNTNSNVYVEVLYTFADGTTHTEQYQKDPGDTGSSQILYDFSYSSPDNPIVGMELSSTGGNWELRYVQGNEEVTEDPQFDYVAVDSNGAESTVETVTIDIEEPQQYNVISAASNEPLYAESGNDLLIGDSGDNIFNWLDSTLDNGTDIIKDFELYTEGAGDLIDLNDLLEDPQDETQMAELLGMIEVSVNGDDITLSIPINGGSDTQTIVVEGIATEMGASVDLGNDISVLAELIKNDAA
- a CDS encoding TolC family outer membrane protein, whose amino-acid sequence is MKLFKLSIMSCLVAATPLAAQTLEQSVAITLATNPEIKSIFNEYVSVRKRNDASGGAYRPSIDLDAGIGYEGINPAPNNGPDTDLTRKEATISLTQLLWDGSSTLNDIDRTAAEAESVRLQLIADAEDKALEVTQIYLDAVKATEVLALSESNLAIHKKIYKDIKKRASSGIGSTADVSQVEARIAKAHGNLLAAQNNLIDTHTQFRRVVGQEPLGLIYPRADISWIPLSLSDALVDALDKHPVIKIAAADVDAAHFQYKQSKGVNYPTFSIEASQSWRDDAGGDEGSSQETLAMLRMRYNLYNGGADSANSEASAYQLNKAKDLRDRAYRQVEEGLRLSWSALDLTLQQKNFLSDHVDSASETVIAYEKQYRIGKRTLLDLLNTENELFEARKDYLDAHYSEQYAKYRVMNATGSLLNALLVDIPEEWTTAVEY
- a CDS encoding OmpA family protein encodes the protein MMKITYLLLPVLTMTLFACSNQSREAYIETPEAEQIADLQDDDKDGVVNARDTCPGTPETSQVDNDGCGETIRAEEVRQLKILFAHDSFEVNPIFSSQISTMAEFLENYKSASIEIQGYASKVGSNEYNLDLSKKRANNVQDELLSNGIEPERVRIVGYGEERLENDGDDPTSHALNRKVTATVVGLSEQIVEEWTIFTTLEK
- a CDS encoding lipocalin-like domain-containing protein, coding for MRFNMLQRNGSKKLRHRFVSALLLIGFFGIILGVWAYYSYFVDVGDKGENEVNSVLVSEYFNVFEPVLPDRGVSLPRDFQFHPEFQHEWWHYFASLKGDDGKKYSVQWSFFRIATDERETRGWQSPQVYISNVVISSESKVWKEQRLARGGIGQAGMTSHPFRIWIDNWNWRALGNTPFPGRLQVQTDTFGLELDTIAKGPYVLNGDNGYQKKHDLLPVASYNFSAPFLSLSGVLNLDGVAKEVEGTAWVHKEWGSGLLGVGQQGWDWFVFNLDDGTALSINRYRHNQQLPYVFGTLATRSGKVYQLTDSDISIKPLQNTTLLNGRRMPLQWIINVPQHDINLTTRIKRRDMWLPFVIPYWEGPIMASGSHEATGFMQLTGY